One part of the Arabidopsis thaliana chromosome 1 sequence genome encodes these proteins:
- the ACO2 gene encoding ACC oxidase 2 (ACC oxidase 2 (ACO2); FUNCTIONS IN: 1-aminocyclopropane-1-carboxylate oxidase activity, copper ion binding; INVOLVED IN: response to salt stress, detection of ethylene stimulus, ethylene biosynthetic process; LOCATED IN: cell wall, plasma membrane; EXPRESSED IN: 24 plant structures; EXPRESSED DURING: 14 growth stages; CONTAINS InterPro DOMAIN/s: Oxoglutarate/iron-dependent oxygenase (InterPro:IPR005123); BEST Arabidopsis thaliana protein match is: 2-oxoglutarate (2OG) and Fe(II)-dependent oxygenase superfamily protein (TAIR:AT1G12010.1); Has 8564 Blast hits to 8520 proteins in 992 species: Archae - 0; Bacteria - 1100; Metazoa - 104; Fungi - 1037; Plants - 4951; Viruses - 0; Other Eukaryotes - 1372 (source: NCBI BLink).), with amino-acid sequence MEKNMKFPVVDLSKLNGEERDQTMALINEACENWGFFEIVNHGLPHDLMDKIEKMTKDHYKTCQEQKFNDMLKSKGLDNLETEVEDVDWESTFYVRHLPQSNLNDISDVSDEYRTAMKDFGKRLENLAEDLLDLLCENLGLEKGYLKKVFHGTKGPTFGTKVSNYPPCPKPEMIKGLRAHTDAGGIILLFQDDKVSGLQLLKDGDWIDVPPLNHSIVINLGDQLEVITNGKYKSVLHRVVTQQEGNRMSVASFYNPGSDAEISPATSLVEKDSEYPSFVFDDYMKLYAGVKFQPKEPRFAAMKNASAVTELNPTAAVETF; translated from the exons atggagaagaacaTGAAGTTTCCAGTAGTAGACTTGTCCAAGCTCAATGGGGAAGAGAGAGACCAAACCATGGCTCTAATCAATGAAGCTTGTGAGAATTGGGGCTTCTTTGAG aTAGTGAACCATGGATTACCACATGACTTAATGGACAAGATCGAGAAGATGACAAAGGACCATTACAAGACATGCCAAGAACAAAAGTTCAATGACATGCTCAAGTCCAAAGGTTTGGATAATCTTGAGACAGAAGTCGAAGATGTCGATTGGGAAAGCACTTTCTACGTTCGTCACCTCCCTCAATCCAATCTCAATGACATTTCAGATGTGTCTGATGAATACAG GACGGCCATGAAAGACTTTGGTAAGAGACTGGAGAATCTTGCTGAGGATTTGTTGGATCTACTGTGTGAGAATCTAGGGTTAGAGAAAGGGTATTTGAAGAAAGTGTTTCATGGAACAAAAGGCCCAACCTTTGGGACAAAGGTGAGCAATTATCCACCATGTCCTAAACCAGAGATGATCAAAGGTCTTAGGGCCCACACTGATGCAGGAGGCATCATCTTGTTGTTTCAAGACGACAAGGTCAGTGGTCTCCAGCTTCTTAAAGATGGTGACTGGATTGATGTTCCTCCTCTCAACCACTCTATTGTCATCAATCTTGGTGACCAACTTGAG GTGATAACCAACGGGAAGTATAAGAGTGTGCTGCACCGTGTGGTGACTCAACAAGAAGGAAACAGGATGTCGGTTGCATCGTTTTACAACCCGGGAAGCGATGCGGAGATCTCACCAGCTACTTCGCTTGTCGAGAAAGATTCCGAGTACCCGAGTTTCGTCTTTGATGACTACATGAAGCTTTATGCAGGGGTCAAGTTTCAGCCCAAGGAGCCACGGTTCGCAGCAATGAAGAATGCTTCTGCAGTTACAGAACTGAATCCTACAGCAGCCGTAGAGACTTTCTAA
- a CDS encoding RING/U-box superfamily protein (RING/U-box superfamily protein; FUNCTIONS IN: zinc ion binding; CONTAINS InterPro DOMAIN/s: Zinc finger, RING-type (InterPro:IPR001841), Zinc finger, C3HC4 RING-type (InterPro:IPR018957); BEST Arabidopsis thaliana protein match is: RING/U-box superfamily protein (TAIR:AT4G03965.1); Has 610 Blast hits to 610 proteins in 109 species: Archae - 0; Bacteria - 0; Metazoa - 219; Fungi - 27; Plants - 270; Viruses - 11; Other Eukaryotes - 83 (source: NCBI BLink).), which yields MSQLGDLLRESEDGTRSERTMMMSLLEEDQINGGDRTMSKWTTLKQRLRFDWVGCCGKPLTLRLRQAETPIVVDDDDDEEESQNQVVDFSDPGTGTELDCLTRGSTRNLAEALAEERLAHVTEEETAVTKVPLMRLLAESDGCDSTTTWLGNDPLCCVCMGREKGAAFIPCGHTYCRVCSREIWMNRGTCPLCNRSIFDVLDLY from the coding sequence ATGAGTCAACTCGGAGATTTGCTTAGAGAATCAGAAGATGGAACAAGAAGTGAgaggacgatgatgatgagtttgcTCGAAGAAGATCAAATCAACGGTGGAGATAGAACGATGAGCAAATGGACTACGTTAAAGCAACGGCTGAGATTTGATTGGGTTGGTTGTTGTGGTAAGCCTCTTACTCTGCGTCTCAGACAAGCGGAGACACCAATCGTCgtcgatgatgatgacgacgaagaagaaagtcaaAACCAGGTCGTTGACTTTTCGGATCCGGGTACGGGTACGGAGTTGGATTGTTTGACACGTGGCTCAACGAGGAACCTTGCAGAGGCTTTAGCGGAGGAGAGATTAGCGCACGTGACGGAGGAGGAGACAGCAGTTACTAAAGTACCGTTGATGAGGTTGCTTGCGGAATCGGACGGTTGTGATTCGACGACGACGTGGTTGGGTAATGATCCGCTGTGTTGTGTGTGTATGGGAAGAGAGAAAGGTGCGGCTTTTATTCCCTGTGGACATACGTATTGTAGAGTTTGTTCAAGAGAGATTTGGATGAATCGTGGGACGTGTCCTCTTTGTAACCGTTCGATCTTTGACGTTCTTGATCTTTactga
- the Phox2 gene encoding Octicosapeptide/Phox/Bem1p (PB1) domain-containing protein / tetratricopeptide repeat (TPR)-containing protein (Octicosapeptide/Phox/Bem1p (PB1) domain-containing protein / tetratricopeptide repeat (TPR)-containing protein; FUNCTIONS IN: binding; EXPRESSED IN: 25 plant structures; EXPRESSED DURING: 14 growth stages; CONTAINS InterPro DOMAIN/s: Octicosapeptide/Phox/Bem1p (InterPro:IPR000270), Tetratricopeptide-like helical (InterPro:IPR011990), Tetratricopeptide repeat-containing (InterPro:IPR013026), Tetratricopeptide repeat (InterPro:IPR019734); BEST Arabidopsis thaliana protein match is: Octicosapeptide/Phox/Bem1p (PB1) domain-containing protein / tetratricopeptide repeat (TPR)-containing protein (TAIR:AT2G25290.3); Has 5282 Blast hits to 4636 proteins in 331 species: Archae - 11; Bacteria - 234; Metazoa - 2213; Fungi - 870; Plants - 1167; Viruses - 2; Other Eukaryotes - 785 (source: NCBI BLink).) translates to MGKSGGRKKKSGGSNSNSSQVNSSETSGLSKPSTIVNGGVDFDASIFLKRAHELKEEGNKKFQARDYVGALEQYENGIKLIPKSHPDRAVFHSNRAACLMQMKPIDYESVISECSMALKSQPGFTRALLRRARAFEAVGKFDLAVQDVNVLLGSDPNHKDAGEISKRLKTALGPHQDLQSRPSPAALGASAALGGPIAGLGPCLPSRNVHKKGVTSPVGSVSLPNASNGKVERPQVVNPVTENGGSVSKGQASRVVLKPVSHSPKGSKVEELGSSSVAVVGKVQEKRIRWRPLKFVYDHDIRLGQMPVNCRFKELREIVSSRFPSSKAVLIKYKDNDGDLVTITSTAELKLAESAADCILTKEPDTDKSDSVGMLRLHVVDVSPEQEPMLLEEEEEEVEEKPVIEEVISSPTESLSETEINTEKTDKEVEKEKASSSEDPETKELEMDDWLFDFAHLFRTHVGIDPDAHIDLHELGMELCSEALEETVTSEKAQPLFDKASAKFQEVAALAFFNWGNVHMCAARKRIPLDESAGKEVVAAQLQTAYEWVKERYTLAKEKYEQALSIKPDFYEGLLALGQQQFEMAKLHWSYLLAQKIDISGWDPSETLNLFDSAEAKMKDATEMWEKLEEQRMDDLKNPNSNKKEEVSKRRKKQGGDGNEEVSETITAEEAAEQATAMRSQIHLFWGNMLFERSQVECKIGKDGWNKNLDSAVERFKLAGASEADIATVVKNHCSNEAAATEGDEKKVPAP, encoded by the coding sequence ATGGGGAAATCTggaggaaggaagaagaagagtggtGGTTCGAATTCGAATTCGAGTCAAGTCAATTCATCTGAAACTTCAGGATTATCCAAACCGTCAACGATTGTTAATGGTGGTGTTGATTTCGATGCTTCGATATTCTTGAAACGTGCACATGAGCTTAAGGAAGAAGgtaataaaaagtttcaagcAAGAGATTACGTTGGTGCTCTTGAACAATACGAGAATGGTATTAAGCTTATTCCTAAGAGTCATCCAGATAGAGCTGTGTTTCATAGCAATAGAGCTGCTTGTTTGATGCAGATGAAACCAATTGATTATGAATCTGTGATTTCTGAATGTTCAATGGCTCTTAAATCTCAGCCTGGTTTTACTCGTGCTTTGCTTAGAAGAGCTAGAGCTTTTGAAGCTGTTGGCAAGTTTGATTTAGCTGTTCAGgatgttaatgttttgttgggTTCTGATCCTAATCATAAGGATGCTGGTGAGATTTCGAAGCGGTTAAAAACTGCTTTGGGTCCTCACCAAGATTTGCAGAGCCGTCCTTCACCTGCAGCTCTTGGTGCTTCGGCTGCTTTAGGCGGTCCTATTGCTGGACTTGGTCCTTGTTTGCCTTCTCGTAATGTTCATAAAAAGGGAGTTACTTCGCCTGTTGGGTCTGTTTCGTTGCCTAATGCTAGTAATGGTAAGGTTGAGAGGCCACAGGTGGTGAATCCTGTGACTGAAAATGGTGGTTCGGTGAGTAAGGGACAGGCGTCGAGAGTTGTGTTGAAGCCGGTTAGTCATTCGCCAAAAGGGTCGAAGGTTGAGGAGTTGGGTTCTTCTTCTGTGGCGGTTGTTGGGAAGGTTCAAGAGAAGAGGATTCGGTGGAGGCCGTTGAAGTTTGTTTATGACCATGACATAAGGTTGGGTCAGATGCCTGTGAACTGTAGGTTTAAGGAATTGAGAGAGATTGTGAGCAGTCGTTTCCCGTCTTCAAAGGCGGTTTTGATTAAGTACAAGGACAATGACGGAGATTTGGTGACTATAACTTCTACTGCAGAGCTGAAATTGGCGGAATCTGCTGCTGATTGTATTTTGACGAAAGAGCCTGATACTGATAAGTCTGATTCTGTTGGGATGTTGAGATTGCATGTTGTTGATGTGAGTCCTGAGCAAGAGCCGATGTTGctcgaggaagaagaggaggaagtggAAGAGAAGCCTGTTATAGAAGAAGTCATATCATCTCCTACAGAATCACTATCGGAAACAGAGATCAACACTGAGAAGACAGATAAGGAAGTTGAAAAGGAGAAAGCAAGTTCTTCTGAAGATCCTGAGACCAAGGAATTGGAGATGGACGACTGGTTGTTTGATTTTGCTCATCTGTTCCGTACTCATGTCGGTATTGACCCTGATGCTCATATTGATTTACATGAGTTGGGAATGGAGCTTTGCTCAGAGGCGCTTGAAGAAACTGTGACAAGCGAGAAAGCTCAACCACTATTCGATAAAGCTTCTGCGAAATTCCAAGAAGTCGCTGCTTTAGCTTTCTTTAACTGGGGAAATGTTCACATGTGTGCCGCTAGAAAGAGGATTCCTTTAGACGAATCTGCGGGAAAAGAAGTGGTTGCTGCACAACTTCAAACCGCTTACGAGTGGGTGAAAGAGAGATACACATTGGCAAAGGAGAAATATGAACAGGCTCTCTCGATCAAACCAGATTTTTACGAAGGTTTGCTTGCGTTAGGACAGCAGCAATTTGAAATGGCGAAGCTACACTGGTCTTACTTGCTAGCTCAGAAGATCGATATCTCAGGTTGGGATCCGTCGGAAACCCTAAATCTCTTTGACAGTGCAGAGGCGAAGATGAAAGATGCTACAGAGATGTGGGAGAAGCTTGAAGAGCAGAGGatggatgatttaaaaaaccCGAACTCGAACAAGAAAGAGGAAGTTtcaaagaggagaaagaagcaaGGAGGAGATGGGAATGAAGAGGTTTCAGAGACAATCACAGCTGAGGAAGCAGCAGAACAAGCGACTGCAATGAGATCACAGATCCATCTGTTTTGGGGAAACATGCTGTTCGAAAGATCGCAAGTTGAATGCAAAATCGGGAAGGATGGTTGGAATAAGAATCTTGATTCAGCTGttgaaagattcaaacttgCAGGTGCTTCTGAAGCTGACATAGCAACAGTTGTCAAGAACCATTGTTCCAATGAAGCCGCTGCTACCGAAGGAGATGAGAAAAAGGTACCTGCGCCTTGA